The nucleotide window AGCAGCATAAGGAATTCCTGTAAAACCGTAGTATATCACAGGCTTCAAAAGCGAAAAAGCATAATAGAAAGCGCTAACAGTTTGGTAAATACAGACCGCTTCACTTTTGTAGATCTTGATGACGACTGACGCGCGCTTCTAAAATCTTAGTCTTTTTTCTATAAACCTAATCTCACCTCTCAGTAGAATACAATTATAATACAAAGAATAATGACCTTAAAACGGAATTTGCTATTTCGAGTGTGGTATCATGATTTTAGGTAGCGTCCATGAATTTCATAACTAAAATACACGCTTGGCAGCCGCCGGCCTTTCCACTATACATCAAGACTACGTCACGCTATAAGGTAAATCGATAATGAATTCTGTGTTTGCCTCGCATAATCCCAAGTTCTTCTATCCGTTTATAACGCTTTGTGCTGTTTTACTTTTTTTCGCAGGGCCTGTAAAAGCACAACTCAGTGATGCCGATCTTGAAGCTTTGCGTCTGGAAGGAATCGAAAAAGGATGGACTTTCGACGTGGGAGAAAATACCGCCACCCAAAGAGCCCTCGACGCATTAGCGGCATTTACCCTCACACCGGAGATCATCACTGAAGCAGAAAATAAAATTGCCGTTCCTGTAATGACCGATAAAAGTTTGCCCGCCCGTTTTGATTGGCGCGAACAAGTGCCTCTCCCACTCCCGATCATAAAGGATCAAGGCAGCTGCGGCGCATGCTGGGCTTTTGCTACTGCAGGCGCTATGGAATGGGTGATAAAAGTAGTGGACGGTGTCACGGTCAATCTGTCGGAACAATGGCTGCTGGGATGTAACACAGATCTCTACTGGAATGACTGCGACGGCGGATTCTATGCCTATGAATATTACATCAATAAAGGCGATAAATGTGGCCAATCCGGCGCGGTACTTCAATCAGAATGTCCCTATCTGGGGCGCGATAATTTTTGCGGCTGTCCGTACACGCACCACTATTGGCTTCATGATTGGAAATATGTGGGTTCCATTCTCTCGCCGGCTCCCACGGAAGATATTAAAGCGGCTATTTATACCTATGGGCCTGTATCGTCTTATGTGAAGATGGCAAAATCGCTGATCGCCTACAACGGCGGCATCTATAACGATCACAGCGCAGACAAACTGGATCTGACCGATCATGCCGTCGTCATTGTAGGCTGGGATGATAGCAAAGGGGCGAAAGGCTCGTGGATCATTAAAAATTCTTGGGGTACTTGGTGGGGCGATAAGGGCTACGCGTACATGGAGTATGAATCAAGCCTCATCGGATCGGGAGCTGCCTATCTTTTGTATGGAGACGCCTTATCAGTGAATCCGGGAAGTATTGATTATTCCGGCGCCTATGGGGGACCTTTCCAAAGTTCGACGGAGCAACTAAGCCTAAAAAATAACGGTACAGAAACCTTGACATGGACGGCTGCAGCACCGGCATGGCTGCAACTATCGGCGACCTATGGAAGCTTGAGTCAAAATCAAGAAAGTATAGTCAACGTGACGCTTGCGCCTCAAGCCTACAGCTTGAATCCAGGAACCTATTCAGGAGAGATCGTCTTTACAAATACACAACTGGGCTCCGAGCGCAAAACAATAGTGTCCCTGTCCGTAACGCCGCCTGTCGTTTATAGTTTTCCCTTATACATCGATCTTGATTGGACAAAAGAAGGCAGCTGGGCTTTTGGTGAACCAAGAGGCGGCGGCTCTTATAATGGCAATCCGACGAAAGCCTATTCCGGAATTAATATTTATTCTTATAATGTCCTCGGCGATTATGAAAATTATATGGAGGAACGAGCACTCACCACGACAGCCCTTGATTTTTCTAAGGTTTCGGGAACACAATTGCGGTTTATGCGCTGGCTAGGTGTTGAAGAAGGGCGCTACGATAAAGCAACTATTCAGATCAGCAATGACAACGGCGCGACATGGATCACCGTCTGGACAAATCCTTACGCTACTCCCATCGCTGATTTGGAATGGACTGAATGTGTCTATGATATTGCTGCCTATGCCGATGGACACGATAAGGTAAAGCTGCGATGGGTGATGGGCCCCACAGACTATTCCAAGACTTATCCGGGTTGGAATATTGACGACATTATATTTTACGGCTTTACGAACGAAACAGATGAAGGGGAAGGCGAAGGTGAGGGCGAAGGCGAAGGCGAGCCAACAGTAGAGGGCGAAGGTGAAATTCCTGGTGAAGGGGAAGGAGAAGAGATAGTGGAAGGCGAGGGTGAAACACCGCCCGAGGGAGAAGGCGAACTTTACGAGGAAGGAGAAGGCGAAGAGGAATGCCCCGGTCCCTTGCCTTATTTCACAGCGTCGCCCAACAAAGGTGACGCACCTTTGGAAGTAAGCTTTAAAAATCAGTCCGGAAAAATGGACGGATGGATCTGGACTTTTGGCGATGGCCATGAAAGCAACGAATTAAGTCCCGTCCATGTATATACACGGACAGGAAGCTATATCGCAACGTTAGCCGCTTGGAACGAATGCGGCGAAAGCAATTATAAAGTGCGCATTACTGTGAGTGGAACCTCGGCAGAAGGTGAAGGTGAAGGCGAAGGTGAAGGCGAGATTGAGGCTTGGGAGGCAGATGTAGCGCCCAGACCAAATGGAGATCAAAGACATACCGTACAGGATTGGGTGCTTGTTGGCCGCTTTGTAGCAGGTTTGGAGGAAGTCACGCCCGGTTCTGTATTTCAACGGGCTGACTGTGCTCCGTATAGTACAGGCGGTGACGGAAGGCTGATGGTGAATGACTGGGTACAAGCGGGCAAATACGCAAGCGGCTTGGATAAGAAACAACGTGCCTTTGGACCGGAATCACCGACAACGACAACACTGCCCCAATCCATTGGAGAGCCCGATGCGCCTACCCAATTGCTGCTTGAGCATGTCGTTGTGTCGTCTGATGAAGAAGTTCTTATCCCCATTCAATTGACTGCCGCTGGCAATGAAAGCGCCCTGGGCTTTAGCTTGAAATTCGATCCGGAAGTCTTGCGTTTTATATCGGCAGCCCCTGCAGACACCTTGCATAAGAACGCATCTTTTTTGTGCAATGATCGCGACGCGCAAACAGGCAAACTTGGTTTCCTGCTCATGCAGCCCCTCAATAGCTCAGAAATCATGCAGTTCTCACCGGGCATGAACACCATTCTTAACCTCTCCTTTCAAAGTATTGGAGCGCCTTGTACAGCAACAGCTTTGTCCTTCACAAATGATTCCGTCATCACTTCCGCAAGCGACGAGCTAGCTCAATCAATTCCGATTAGCACGGCTGACGGATCGGTCTCTATCAAAAGTATCGATCCCAACACAGACTGTTTTATGGAAGGCGAAACGGGAGTCAACGTAGATGAGGGCGACGACACTTCCGTTGATGGTGAAGACGGAGATGATACACCGACAGAAAGCGACGTCGGATTACCGGAGCAGCACGACGAGGGCGAAGAAGAAATCGTGATTGACGACGGCGATGATACGCCCCTTGAGAGCGAAGACGAAGACGATACACCGACAGAAGGCGACATCGGTATACCGGAGCAGCACGACGAGGGCGAAGAAGAAATCGTGCTCGAAGGTGAATCCTCGCTTGATGATGAAGACACGGCGGGCTGCGGTTGTCTCCAGTATTTCGTTGTTAAGGGTAAAGGTATAGGGAGACCCGGCGATCTGCTTTTATTAGGGCTGACGCTCTGTGTATTATCGTTTACGAGTCTGTTCAAAAAATAAAGGAATTATTGGTATTTTTTCATGCGTGTTTTTGCCGCTATAGCCTTACCCGAAGACATCAGAGATGCGATTCATAACCTTGGAGAAAGGCTGCGTAAAAAAGGGGATGCTGCCAGTTGGGTACGATCGGAAAATATGCACCTGACCTTACGATTTTATGGTGAATTAACGGAAGAACAGGTAAAGTGTCTTATTGACGATTTGTCTGCGGCCCTTCCCGGACATGACAAGCCTCTG belongs to Candidatus Hydrogenedentota bacterium and includes:
- a CDS encoding PKD domain-containing protein; protein product: MNSVFASHNPKFFYPFITLCAVLLFFAGPVKAQLSDADLEALRLEGIEKGWTFDVGENTATQRALDALAAFTLTPEIITEAENKIAVPVMTDKSLPARFDWREQVPLPLPIIKDQGSCGACWAFATAGAMEWVIKVVDGVTVNLSEQWLLGCNTDLYWNDCDGGFYAYEYYINKGDKCGQSGAVLQSECPYLGRDNFCGCPYTHHYWLHDWKYVGSILSPAPTEDIKAAIYTYGPVSSYVKMAKSLIAYNGGIYNDHSADKLDLTDHAVVIVGWDDSKGAKGSWIIKNSWGTWWGDKGYAYMEYESSLIGSGAAYLLYGDALSVNPGSIDYSGAYGGPFQSSTEQLSLKNNGTETLTWTAAAPAWLQLSATYGSLSQNQESIVNVTLAPQAYSLNPGTYSGEIVFTNTQLGSERKTIVSLSVTPPVVYSFPLYIDLDWTKEGSWAFGEPRGGGSYNGNPTKAYSGINIYSYNVLGDYENYMEERALTTTALDFSKVSGTQLRFMRWLGVEEGRYDKATIQISNDNGATWITVWTNPYATPIADLEWTECVYDIAAYADGHDKVKLRWVMGPTDYSKTYPGWNIDDIIFYGFTNETDEGEGEGEGEGEGEPTVEGEGEIPGEGEGEEIVEGEGETPPEGEGELYEEGEGEEECPGPLPYFTASPNKGDAPLEVSFKNQSGKMDGWIWTFGDGHESNELSPVHVYTRTGSYIATLAAWNECGESNYKVRITVSGTSAEGEGEGEGEGEIEAWEADVAPRPNGDQRHTVQDWVLVGRFVAGLEEVTPGSVFQRADCAPYSTGGDGRLMVNDWVQAGKYASGLDKKQRAFGPESPTTTTLPQSIGEPDAPTQLLLEHVVVSSDEEVLIPIQLTAAGNESALGFSLKFDPEVLRFISAAPADTLHKNASFLCNDRDAQTGKLGFLLMQPLNSSEIMQFSPGMNTILNLSFQSIGAPCTATALSFTNDSVITSASDELAQSIPISTADGSVSIKSIDPNTDCFMEGETGVNVDEGDDTSVDGEDGDDTPTESDVGLPEQHDEGEEEIVIDDGDDTPLESEDEDDTPTEGDIGIPEQHDEGEEEIVLEGESSLDDEDTAGCGCLQYFVVKGKGIGRPGDLLLLGLTLCVLSFTSLFKK